ATAACTTGGATTGTATAATTGTTTTAAATAAGGTAGATTTGCTGGAACAAAACGAAATTGATGAATTTTTAAAAATATATTCTCCTTTGTACCCTGTAATTTTAGCAAGTGCTAAAAAAAATATTGGAATTGAAGAAATAAAACCCTATTTAAAAAATAAGATTTCTACTTTTGCTGGAATGTCTGGTGTTGGTAAATCTTCTTTGCTTAACGCTATTAACCCCGGGCTTAAACTGAGAGTTGGGAAAATTTCTGAACGTTTGCAAAGAGGAAAACATACAACTACTTACACAGAATTATTAAAATTTGACTTTGGTGGTTTTGTTGCTGATACTCCAGGTTTTGCTGCATTTGAAGTATATGATTTTGAACCTGAACAATTACAGGATTTTTTTGTGGAATTTTCCGAACATTCTATGTATTGTGGTTTTAATGATTGTGTTCACATAAACGAACC
This genomic window from Marinitoga litoralis contains:
- the rsgA gene encoding ribosome small subunit-dependent GTPase A produces the protein MNIHKGIVTRFHSNTLELIDLETNEKITAFLRGKFKLQKITPVVGDYIEYTMENGAAKIENILPKKNLLYRPKIANVDLTVLVTCLKSPKVDYLIIDKFLVQVEKNNLDCIIVLNKVDLLEQNEIDEFLKIYSPLYPVILASAKKNIGIEEIKPYLKNKISTFAGMSGVGKSSLLNAINPGLKLRVGKISERLQRGKHTTTYTELLKFDFGGFVADTPGFAAFEVYDFEPEQLQDFFVEFSEHSMYCGFNDCVHINEPHCAVKEALENGEISQSRYNNYIKIYNEVEEYNKRLRRKKWK